In a genomic window of Tursiops truncatus isolate mTurTru1 chromosome 7, mTurTru1.mat.Y, whole genome shotgun sequence:
- the FAM240C gene encoding protein FAM240C, protein MSKSYTLKNPARVSYDAGVIKMFWEKKIELHTKQLQNEDMRIRRSALDRLRSEWARKLERRNQMMLSSQEAPPGPTPPGTPDQPAA, encoded by the exons ATGAGTAAAAGCTACACCTTGAAGAATCCGGCAAGGGTGTCCTACGATGCTGGAGTGATAAAGAtgttttgggagaaaaaaatcgAGCTTCACACTAAACAGCTGCAGAACGAGGACATGAGGATCCGCAGGAGTGCCCTGGACAG GCTCCGCAGCGAGTGGGCTCGGAAGCTGGAGAGGAGGAACCAGATGATGCTGAGCAGCCAGGAGGCGCCCCCGGGGCCCACCCCGCCCGGCACCCCCGACCAGCCCGCAGCCTGA